A single window of Nicotiana tomentosiformis chromosome 1, ASM39032v3, whole genome shotgun sequence DNA harbors:
- the LOC138909578 gene encoding uncharacterized protein yields the protein MDGQSKLTIQILEDMLQSCVIDFGGHLDGVLPLAEFAYNNNYHPNIQMALCEALYGRQRCSPIIWFGPGEARLLGTYWIRDALEKVKLIQEWLPTAQSWHKSYADKKVHHVEFMEDEKVLVTNQNPTKS from the coding sequence ATGGATGGTCAGTCCAAACTgactattcagattcttgaggacatgttgcaaTCTTGTgtaattgactttggaggtcattTGGATGGAGTCTTGCCtttggcagagtttgcttacaacaacaattatcatcccaacattcagatggctctgtgtgaggctttgtatggtagacagcGTTGTTCTCCTATTATTTGGTTTGGTcctggcgaggctaggttattgggtacatattggattcgtgatgctttggagaaagtgaagttgattCAAGAATGGCTTCCGACAGCTCAGAGCTggcataagagttatgcggacaaGAAGGTTCATCATGTGGAATTTATGGAGGATGAGAAGGTACTTGTCACTAACCAAAACCccaccaagtcgtga
- the LOC117279231 gene encoding uncharacterized protein, whose product MSAPPGNWEGQSTARPPLFNVPKTRADCTAEDLKKWEKNAKAKKWLVCGLGPDEYSRIQNCTTAKQIWDTLQGAHEGTPQVKRSIETLLYSQYENFTMKEGKAIQEMYTRFTTLTNKLKSLGRIISEEDRVEKILTRVLPITWEIKITAIRESKNIATLPLDELIGNLTAYELRRQTIKMDIPKKEKSLALRITEGSDLEDDEMSTITKDFKKYLRRGKGSSRSGSYSKSKAPEKQTNNGCYKCGKTYHHIKNCPLWEIEWKKQRVERRNMKKEHVQQKKRKGSTKAMVAAWGESSDESSDDDENEQALMAFGEFDEETEVHALDSTVLERRSENLKLKLGTGPPMYFHGYKNTIVAIEEDLALGTWYLSGIQKASISHFLSTRFAHTVEKQATIKVNALQKKRSSLKNLFAFDAFLSLIEPKNVAEVLQDVDWVFKNKVDEDGTVIRNKERLVVQGYSQEKGIDYDETFAPVAIWNSLSIRWMSRVTSSVAI is encoded by the exons atgagtgcaccacctggaaactgggaagggcaatctactgctaggccaccactctttaatg tgccaaagacaagagcggattgtactgctgaggacttgaagaaatgggagaagaatgctaaagccaagaaatggcttgtttgtggacttggtccagatgagtacagcaGAATCCAAAATTGTACCACTGCTAAGCAAATTTGGGATACTCTGCAAGGGGcacatgaaggaacacctcaggtgaaAAGATCCATAGAAACTCTACTGTATTCTCAGTATGAGAACTTTACTATGAAGGAAGGAAAAGCCATCcaagagatgtacacaaggtttACTACTTTGACAAATAAGttaaagtctcttggaaggattatttctgaagaagatagagtcgaGAAGATACTAACAAGGGTTTTGCCTATCACTTGGGAAATCAAAATCACTGCCATTcgggaatcaaagaacattgccacttTACCATTGGATGAATTAATTGGAAATCTTactgcctatgaacttaggagacaaaccataAAAATGGATATACCTAAGAAGGAAAAGagcttggcactcagaatcactgaaggttctgatctagaagatgatgaaatgtctacgatcaccaaggacttcaagaagtacctgaggagaggaaagggttcttcaagaagtggaagctatagCAAGTCAAAAGCTCCCGAGAAGCAAACCAATAatggctgctacaagtgtggaaaaacttatcaccacatcaagaactgtcctttatgggaaattgaatggaagaagcaAAGAGTTGAACGAAGGAACATGAAGAAGGAACATGTTCaacagaagaaaagaaaaggatcaaccaaggctatggtcgctGCTTGGGGTGAAAGCTCAGATGAAAGCTCAGACGATGATGAgaatgaacaagcacttatggcattCGGAGAATttgatgaagaaactgag gttcatgcacttgactcaACTGTCCTAGAGCgtagatctgaaaatctaaaactaaaattaggaacag gtcctccgatgtactttcatggctacaagaacaccatagtagcaatagaagaggacttggctttgggaacctgGTACCTAAGTGGGATCCAAAAAGCAAGTATCTCACACTTCCTAAGTacaagatttgcacacactgtggaAAAACAGgccactataaaagtgaatgcactgcaaaagaaaag ATCTTCATTGAAGAATCTTTttgcttttgatgcttttttatctcttattgaacctaaaaatgttgctgaAGTTCTGCAGGATGTAGACTGG GTCTTCAAAAACAaagttgatgaagatggaacagttataAGGAACAAGgaaagattggtggttcaaggatatagtcaagaaaagggcatagactatgatgaaacttttgctccagttgctatatggaattcactctccatcagatggatgtcaagagtgacTTCCTCAGtagctatctaa